From Streptomyces mirabilis, a single genomic window includes:
- a CDS encoding molybdopterin-dependent oxidoreductase: protein MGTWQQGAAAALVGAGTAEALAAAWQAVSPVDAAGRLVVDTGPLPVVERTVKYLRGADKPAIRATVVATLTGVGALLGRMPRYLPRDLASAAAGTAGAALVLRRPGAGADPRSQARALGATTVGALAAVLALSASARRAPALALAGGTALTVGFRARRQQQARHDTDRTAAKLRVARPLPPSRDGAESWAGVSPLMTPAEDFYVTDVAMRPPLVDPDVWRLEVTGACAAPLRLSYAQLLERDLVEFDAVLSCVHNRLGWDRLGNQRWTGLPLRALLDEAEPHDTARFLVTRAVDGWECTLPLDLVRRQDAYVVVGMAGRPLSAAHGFPARVFVPGIYGQFTGAKWLTGLRLAEHPNQDYWLPRGWPREPVPVRPTARIDTPAAGRLPGRPLVCAGVAWAPPHGVETVEIRIDDGPWQPAELAGELAPAAWRRWRLPLALPPGRHTIQARCVARGGEFQSPVPRTPFPTGASGYHTVTVTTTA, encoded by the coding sequence ATGGGCACCTGGCAGCAGGGTGCGGCGGCCGCGCTGGTCGGGGCGGGAACGGCCGAGGCGCTCGCGGCGGCCTGGCAGGCGGTCTCCCCGGTGGACGCCGCAGGCAGGCTCGTGGTGGACACCGGCCCGCTGCCGGTGGTCGAACGCACCGTGAAGTACCTGCGCGGCGCGGACAAACCGGCCATCCGGGCAACGGTCGTCGCCACGCTCACCGGGGTCGGCGCCCTGCTGGGGCGGATGCCCCGCTACCTCCCTCGCGACCTGGCGTCCGCCGCCGCGGGCACGGCCGGTGCGGCCCTCGTCCTGCGCCGGCCGGGCGCGGGTGCCGACCCCCGCTCCCAGGCCCGGGCGCTGGGCGCGACCACGGTGGGAGCACTGGCCGCGGTGCTGGCGCTGTCCGCCTCCGCCCGCCGCGCCCCCGCGCTCGCCCTGGCCGGCGGCACCGCGCTGACGGTCGGCTTCCGCGCCCGGCGGCAGCAGCAGGCGCGGCACGATACCGACCGGACAGCCGCCAAGCTGCGAGTGGCGCGTCCCCTGCCGCCCTCGCGGGACGGCGCCGAGTCCTGGGCCGGGGTCAGCCCCCTGATGACGCCGGCCGAGGACTTCTACGTCACGGATGTCGCCATGCGGCCCCCGCTGGTCGACCCGGACGTCTGGCGGCTGGAGGTCACCGGCGCGTGCGCCGCACCGCTTCGGTTGTCGTACGCGCAGTTGCTGGAGCGGGACCTGGTCGAGTTCGACGCGGTGCTCTCCTGCGTTCACAACCGCCTGGGCTGGGACCGGCTGGGCAACCAGCGCTGGACCGGACTCCCGCTGCGCGCGCTCCTCGACGAGGCCGAACCGCACGACACGGCCCGTTTTCTGGTGACCCGTGCCGTCGACGGGTGGGAGTGCACGCTACCGCTGGATCTCGTGCGCCGGCAGGACGCGTATGTGGTGGTGGGCATGGCCGGCCGTCCGCTCAGCGCCGCGCACGGGTTCCCCGCCCGGGTGTTCGTGCCCGGTATCTACGGACAGTTCACCGGTGCCAAATGGCTGACCGGACTGCGCCTGGCCGAGCACCCGAACCAGGACTACTGGCTCCCCCGTGGATGGCCGCGCGAGCCGGTGCCGGTGCGCCCCACGGCACGCATCGACACGCCGGCCGCAGGGCGCCTGCCGGGCCGCCCGCTGGTGTGCGCCGGAGTGGCCTGGGCGCCCCCGCACGGAGTCGAGACGGTCGAGATCCGGATCGACGACGGCCCGTGGCAGCCGGCCGAACTCGCTGGCGAACTCGCCCCGGCAGCCTGGCGGCGCTGGCGCCTGCCGCTTGCCCTGCCCCCGGGCCGGCACACGATCCAGGCCCGCTGCGTCGCCCGGGGTGGAGAGTTCCAGAGCCCGGTGCCCCGGACGCCCTTCCCCACCGGAGCCTCCGGCTACCACACGGTCACCGTCACCACGACGGCCTGA